The Tistrella bauzanensis DNA window CAGGCCGGCCACTACACCGTGCCGCTGGGCAAGGCGGCGGTGGCGCGGCCGGGATCGGCGGTCACCGTGCTCGCCTATGGCACCATGGTGCATGTGGCGCTGGCGGCGGCGGCCGATGCCGGCATCGATGCCGAGGTGATCGACCTGCGCACGCTGGTGCCGCTCGATCTGGACACGATCGTGGCCTCGGTGCGCAAGACCGGGCGCTGCCTGGTGGTGCACGAGGCGACGCTGACCTCGGGCTTCGGCGCCGAGCTGGTCTCGCTGGTGCAGGAAAACTGCTTCCACCATCTGGAGGCACCGGTGGTGCGGGTGGCCGGCTGGGACACGCCCTATCCCCATGCCCAGGAATGGGATTATTTCCCCGGCCCCGGGCGCGTCGGCCGCGCCCTGCAAGAAATCCTGGAGAGCTGAGCCATGGGCGAGCATATCATCAAGATGCCCGACGTCGGCGAAGGCATCGCCGAGGCCGAGCTGGTGGAATGGCATGTCGAGGTCGGCCAGATCGTGCGTGAAGACGCGCTGCTGGCGGCGGTGATGACCGACAAGGCCACGGTCGAGATCCCGTCGCCGGTGGATGGCAAGATCATCTGGCTGGGCGCCGAGATCGGCGAGGTGTTGAGCGTCGGCGCGCCGCTGATCCGGCTTGAGGTGGCGGGCGAGGGCAATGCCGCCGCCGTGGCCGCCGAGGCGGAGGCGGAGGCGGAGACGGAGACAGCCGGCGAGTCCGGCGCCGATACCGCGCCGGCCCCGGAGCCTGCCGCATCGAAGCCGGCCGCCGCCAAACCGGCGGCCCCCAAACCCGCACAAGCCAAACCCGCGCAAGCCAAGCCGGCGGCGCCGAAACCCGCATCGCGTGCCGCCGCCCCGGCCGGGCCGGGCCTGGCGGTCGCCATGGCGCCGGGCGCGCCACGGCCTGAGCATGACAAGCCGATCGCGGCGCCGGCCGTGCGCCATCGGGCGCGCGAGGCCGGGGTGGATCTGCGTCAGGTGCGCGGCACCGGGCCGGCCGGCCGCATCACCCATGAAGACCTCGACCGGTTCTTCGCCGGTCAGGACCAGCGGCCGGCGGCCGGCGGTCTGGTCGCCAACACCACCATCGACGAGATCAGGGTCGTGGGGCTGCGCCGGCGGATCGCCGAGCAGATGTCGCTGTCCAAGTCACGTATCCCGCACATCACCTATGTCGAGGAAGTGAACGTCACGGCGCTGGAAGAACTCCGCGCCAAGCTGAACGCCGAAAAGCGCGCCGACCGGCCCAAGCTGACCATCCTGCCCTTCCTGATGCGGGCGATGGTCAAGGCGATCGCCGAACAGCCACGGCTGAACGCGCTGTTCGACGATGAGGCCGGCATCATCCGGGTGCATGGCGGCGTACATATCGGCGTCGCCGCCCAGACGCCGTCGGGGCTGGTGGTGCCGGTGGTGAAGCACGCCGAGGCACGCGACATCTGGGGCTGTGCCGCCGAGGTCAACCGGCTGGCCGAAGCGGCCAAGACCGGCACCGCGACGCGTGAGGAGCTGACCGGATCGACGATCACCATCACCTCGCTGGGCGCGCTGGGCGGCGTGGTCACCACTCCGGTGATCAACCATCCGGAGGTGGCGATCATCGGCGTGAATAAGATGATGATCCGCCCGGTCTGGGACGGCACCGGCTTCGTGCCCGCCAAGATGATGAACCTGTCCTCCAGCTTCGATCACCGGGTGATCGATGGCTGGGATGCGGCGGTCTTCGTCCAGCGGATCAGGTCTCTGCTTGAGACCCCGGCCACCATCTTCATCGAGGGTTGAAACGATGAAGGACATTTCCTGCAAGCTGCTGGTGATCGGCGCCGGCCCCGGCGGCTATGTCTGCGCGATCCGCGCGGGCCAGCTTGGGCTCGACACGGTGATCGTCGAGGCGAAGAAGCCCGGCGGCACCTGCCTGAACGTCGGCTGCATTCCATCGAAGGCCCTGATCCACGCGGCCGAGGAATTCGAGAAGGTGGCGCATATGGCGGGCGGCGCCTCGCCGCTCGGCATCTCGACGAGCGCCCCCACCATCGACATGGCCCGCACCATCGCCTGGAAGGACCAGATCGTCGGCCGGCTGACCGGCGGCGTCTCAGGGCTGTTGAAGCGCGCCAAGGTCAAGGTGGTGGCCGGCCATGCCCGGTTCCGCGACGGCAAGACCGTCGAGGTCGACACCGAGACCGGGCTTCAGGTGATCCGCGCCGAAACGGTGGTGATCGCCACCGGATCGGTGCCGGTGGAACTGCCCTTCCTGCCCTTCGGCGACCGGGTGATCTCGTCGACCGAAGCCTTGTCGCTGACCACGGTGCCCGAGCGCTTCGTGGTGGTGGGGGCGGGCTATATCGGGCTCGAACTCGGCACCGCCTTCGCGAAACTCGGTGCCAGGGTGACGGTGGTGGAAAGCCAGCCGCGCATTCTGCCGCTCTATGATGCCGAACTCACCCGGCCCGCGGCGAAGCGGCTCGACGAGCTGGGGGTCGAGGTGCTGACCGGCGCCAAAGCCCGGGGCCTTGCCCGCGGCGGCGACGGCCTGGTGATCGAGACCGCCGAAGGCGAGGAACGCACCCTGCCCGCCGACAAGATCCTGGTCACCGTCGGCCGCAAGCCCGCCACGCAGGGCTGGGGGATCGAGGAACTGGTGCTGGACATGCACGGGCCGTTCATCTCGGTTGGCGACCGCTGCCAGACCTCGATGCGCGGGGTTTATGCGATCGGCGACGTCACGGGCGAGCCGATGCTGGCCCACCGCGCCATGGCCCAGGGCGAGATGGTGGCCGAGATCGTGGCCGGCCAC harbors:
- a CDS encoding dihydrolipoamide acetyltransferase family protein, giving the protein MGEHIIKMPDVGEGIAEAELVEWHVEVGQIVREDALLAAVMTDKATVEIPSPVDGKIIWLGAEIGEVLSVGAPLIRLEVAGEGNAAAVAAEAEAEAETETAGESGADTAPAPEPAASKPAAAKPAAPKPAQAKPAQAKPAAPKPASRAAAPAGPGLAVAMAPGAPRPEHDKPIAAPAVRHRAREAGVDLRQVRGTGPAGRITHEDLDRFFAGQDQRPAAGGLVANTTIDEIRVVGLRRRIAEQMSLSKSRIPHITYVEEVNVTALEELRAKLNAEKRADRPKLTILPFLMRAMVKAIAEQPRLNALFDDEAGIIRVHGGVHIGVAAQTPSGLVVPVVKHAEARDIWGCAAEVNRLAEAAKTGTATREELTGSTITITSLGALGGVVTTPVINHPEVAIIGVNKMMIRPVWDGTGFVPAKMMNLSSSFDHRVIDGWDAAVFVQRIRSLLETPATIFIEG
- the lpdA gene encoding dihydrolipoyl dehydrogenase is translated as MKDISCKLLVIGAGPGGYVCAIRAGQLGLDTVIVEAKKPGGTCLNVGCIPSKALIHAAEEFEKVAHMAGGASPLGISTSAPTIDMARTIAWKDQIVGRLTGGVSGLLKRAKVKVVAGHARFRDGKTVEVDTETGLQVIRAETVVIATGSVPVELPFLPFGDRVISSTEALSLTTVPERFVVVGAGYIGLELGTAFAKLGARVTVVESQPRILPLYDAELTRPAAKRLDELGVEVLTGAKARGLARGGDGLVIETAEGEERTLPADKILVTVGRKPATQGWGIEELVLDMHGPFISVGDRCQTSMRGVYAIGDVTGEPMLAHRAMAQGEMVAEIVAGHKRAWDKRCIPAVCFTDPEIVTAGLSLDEAKRQGVEARTAQFPFSANGRAMSKLGEQGFVRVVFRADNNLVLGIQATGQGISELSAAFALAIEMGARLEDIAGTIHAHPTLSEAFQEAALKGLGHALHI